A region from the Kribbella shirazensis genome encodes:
- a CDS encoding GAF and ANTAR domain-containing protein, translated as MVHGDVAGEFARLAVELHEAPCVADTAERALSFAVSAVGCDYAGLALTERGGLTEVGASTDPEIDRLRRWEIEAGGGPLRDSVAHGSAVLVQDVSAEGGASDWSQHAVEAGVGSEMHVPMTSHEQVVGVLSLYSAKPHAFSIDDEAIAQVLAQHVSVAVATARRDETMAQAIDSRKLVGQAMGILMERFDLDSDQAFAVLRRYSQDTNTKLREVAQQLIDTRELPR; from the coding sequence ATGGTTCACGGGGATGTTGCCGGAGAATTCGCGCGGCTGGCGGTTGAACTCCACGAGGCGCCGTGCGTAGCAGACACGGCTGAGCGGGCGCTGTCTTTCGCTGTGTCGGCTGTGGGTTGCGACTACGCCGGCCTGGCGCTCACAGAACGTGGCGGTCTGACGGAGGTCGGTGCGTCCACCGATCCTGAGATCGACCGTTTGCGCCGCTGGGAGATCGAGGCAGGCGGAGGACCGCTGCGGGATTCGGTCGCGCACGGTAGCGCCGTACTGGTGCAGGACGTCAGCGCCGAGGGCGGCGCGAGCGACTGGAGTCAGCACGCGGTCGAGGCCGGCGTGGGGAGCGAGATGCATGTCCCGATGACCAGTCACGAACAGGTCGTGGGCGTGTTGTCCCTGTACAGCGCCAAGCCGCACGCGTTCAGCATCGACGACGAGGCGATCGCCCAGGTACTCGCGCAGCACGTGTCGGTCGCAGTGGCGACGGCCAGGCGCGACGAGACCATGGCGCAGGCGATCGACAGCCGCAAGCTGGTCGGTCAGGCGATGGGGATCCTGATGGAACGTTTCGACCTCGACTCCGACCAGGCGTTCGCCGTCCTCAGACGGTACTCACAAGACACGAACACCAAGCTCCGCGAAGTCGCCCAGCAACTCATCGACACCCGGGAGCTGCCCAGGTAA
- a CDS encoding substrate-binding domain-containing protein: protein MAATLREVAERAGVSVRTVSNVVNDFPQVAAETRARVQRALDELGYQPNAVARTLRNGRSGLIALVLPELDVPYFAELTRAVIEQAAVAGYTVVVDQTDGDPVRERELVMRGSRAAMFDGLIFNPLALGGADLRNRPSSTPVVLLGERVVEGGLDHIMIDNVGAAELATRHLIELGRQRIAAIGDQFDETRQTGQLRTQGYRAALQLAGREVIPELVRPTEFFHRADGAAAMADLLALPDPPDAVFCYNDLLALGALRTVLSRGLRVPEDIALVGFDDIEDGRYSTPSLTTISPDKTQIAKNAVRLLLNRLDGDRSAPAELPADYTLEIRESTIG from the coding sequence GTGGCCGCCACACTGCGTGAGGTCGCCGAGCGGGCCGGTGTCTCGGTCCGGACGGTGTCGAACGTCGTGAACGACTTCCCGCAGGTCGCGGCGGAGACCCGCGCCCGGGTGCAGCGCGCGCTCGACGAGCTCGGGTACCAGCCGAACGCCGTCGCCCGGACCCTGCGCAACGGCCGGTCCGGTCTGATCGCGCTGGTGCTGCCCGAGCTCGACGTACCGTATTTCGCCGAGCTGACCAGGGCCGTGATCGAGCAGGCGGCCGTCGCGGGCTACACGGTCGTGGTCGACCAGACCGACGGCGATCCGGTCCGCGAGCGCGAGCTGGTGATGCGCGGCAGCCGGGCGGCGATGTTCGACGGGCTGATCTTCAACCCGCTGGCGCTGGGCGGCGCCGACCTGCGCAACCGGCCGTCGTCCACGCCGGTGGTGCTGCTCGGCGAGCGCGTCGTCGAAGGCGGGCTCGACCACATCATGATCGACAACGTCGGCGCCGCCGAACTCGCCACCCGGCACCTGATCGAGCTCGGCCGGCAGCGGATCGCTGCGATCGGCGACCAGTTCGACGAGACCCGCCAGACCGGCCAGCTCCGGACGCAGGGCTACCGGGCCGCTCTGCAGTTGGCGGGCCGGGAGGTGATCCCGGAGCTCGTCCGCCCCACCGAGTTCTTCCACCGGGCCGACGGCGCCGCCGCGATGGCCGATCTGCTCGCGCTGCCAGACCCGCCCGATGCGGTCTTCTGTTACAACGACCTGCTCGCACTCGGCGCACTCCGCACCGTCCTCAGCCGCGGCCTGCGCGTGCCCGAGGACATCGCCCTGGTCGGATTCGACGACATCGAAGACGGCCGCTACAGCACCCCCAGCCTCACCACGATCAGCCCCGACAAGACGCAGATCGCGAAGAACGCCGTACGACTCCTCCTGAACCGCCTGGACGGCGACCGCTCCGCGCCTGCCGAACTTCCCGCCGACTACACCCTCGAGATCCGCGAAAGCACCATCGGCTGA
- a CDS encoding glycoside hydrolase domain-containing protein: MYKRFALVLAAVLALIGVVPAHAASDDVLADFETPDLMGVTLAAPEVDRAAQSTAFATRGNGALRFDIAGSTTSGSRVFPRVWLADGTALTAADWRGRNYLQVGVLNATPEPTTLYVVVRDQAGRYHQSALAAAPFGYRMFRIGIAAIAAAGVDLTKLQHLQVSAARSPSPRTLYVDDIRLTDSLPDEAAEQDRLAPRIIAAMGLTDLGNSVAAALSAVERRMPQSPAPPDRALRATASALRRQLDVYATQIPALGKDVTTARAILAGLGLIQWRIKRLGTSVDARHARPSAPVGLGFADSMALVYPKDLPCQCTWRDGEIQLARGEYENIQLVAAPYQGGLSGAVARVTSVHGPDSGLTVSVRPVASLFLGAPVAPRPGTPTPYRPSLYQGWTPDPILTDRSAVDVAGDDYQAFWVQVHAPAGLRAGQYTVDLALSADGIAPQPARVKVTVWDVTIPDRPVLQTAIGNDPKAYAEPYGVTDPDGIARVNEAKWRFLADFKIQPDNIYRSIYTDGPPTVAELRAVQQRYGGLRRFNVWYFDPRLFDLHQPDTWDAKADALFDLIQPAVDSYRAAGLVDHAYLYCCDETLAAHAVLVKHVLTRFKQRFPDIEVLSTYIDDRMGESNGLSRLIDYWVRDVPWLAPDVIERRRAAGDESWWYLHAGNENPVPNLFVGYDPGQLRTLLGPMSFQAKVDGFLYYRVDRWYGHSVLTDGPLSTWDPRTWGNVAGDGSLFYPGRNGPMPSQRIQNFRDGMEDYNLMVELRRAVDQAPSDVDPEKLALAQRVLTARDVVTNQTTYVRDPAAYRLWRAQVGAVIKHLS, encoded by the coding sequence GTGTACAAGCGCTTTGCTCTTGTTCTCGCTGCGGTGCTCGCCCTGATCGGAGTGGTCCCGGCACATGCGGCGAGTGACGACGTTCTGGCGGACTTCGAGACGCCGGACCTGATGGGGGTCACCCTCGCCGCGCCGGAAGTCGATCGGGCGGCCCAGAGTACGGCGTTCGCCACCCGAGGCAACGGTGCGCTGCGCTTCGACATCGCGGGCAGTACGACCTCGGGCAGCCGCGTGTTCCCACGGGTCTGGCTCGCGGATGGGACTGCCCTGACCGCGGCGGACTGGCGCGGGCGCAACTACCTTCAGGTGGGTGTTCTCAATGCGACGCCGGAGCCGACGACGCTGTACGTGGTTGTCCGTGACCAGGCCGGTCGCTACCACCAGAGCGCACTGGCAGCCGCACCGTTCGGCTATCGAATGTTCAGGATCGGCATCGCCGCCATCGCGGCGGCCGGTGTGGATCTGACGAAGTTGCAGCACCTTCAAGTGAGTGCTGCCCGCAGCCCGTCACCCCGGACGCTCTATGTCGACGACATCCGTCTTACCGACTCCTTGCCCGACGAAGCGGCCGAGCAGGACCGGCTGGCACCTCGGATCATCGCGGCGATGGGCCTCACCGACCTGGGCAACTCGGTGGCGGCCGCGCTCAGCGCGGTGGAGCGCCGCATGCCACAGAGTCCCGCGCCGCCGGATCGGGCGCTCCGCGCCACGGCATCGGCGCTGCGCCGCCAGCTCGACGTCTATGCCACGCAGATTCCCGCACTGGGCAAGGACGTGACCACCGCGCGGGCGATCCTTGCCGGTCTCGGGCTGATCCAGTGGCGGATCAAGCGGCTCGGCACTTCGGTCGACGCACGGCATGCCAGGCCATCCGCACCGGTGGGACTCGGTTTCGCCGACTCGATGGCGCTGGTGTACCCGAAGGACCTGCCGTGCCAGTGCACCTGGCGAGATGGCGAGATCCAGCTGGCTCGTGGTGAGTACGAGAACATCCAGCTCGTTGCCGCGCCGTACCAGGGCGGCCTCTCCGGTGCCGTCGCGAGGGTGACCTCGGTGCACGGCCCGGACTCTGGTTTGACGGTCTCGGTCCGCCCCGTCGCCTCGCTCTTCCTCGGTGCGCCCGTCGCACCACGCCCGGGCACGCCGACGCCGTACCGGCCGAGTCTGTACCAGGGCTGGACCCCGGACCCGATTCTCACGGACCGGTCCGCGGTCGACGTCGCGGGCGACGACTACCAGGCGTTCTGGGTCCAGGTCCACGCGCCCGCCGGCCTCCGAGCCGGGCAGTACACGGTCGACCTGGCCTTGTCCGCCGATGGCATCGCTCCGCAGCCGGCCCGTGTCAAGGTCACCGTCTGGGACGTCACGATCCCGGACCGGCCGGTGCTGCAGACCGCGATCGGCAACGACCCCAAGGCGTACGCCGAGCCGTACGGCGTCACCGACCCGGACGGCATCGCCCGGGTCAACGAGGCGAAGTGGCGGTTCCTGGCCGACTTCAAGATCCAGCCGGACAACATCTACCGCTCGATCTACACCGACGGGCCGCCGACGGTCGCGGAGCTCCGCGCCGTTCAGCAACGGTACGGCGGGCTGCGGCGATTCAACGTCTGGTACTTCGACCCACGCCTGTTCGATCTGCATCAGCCGGACACCTGGGACGCCAAGGCCGACGCGCTGTTCGACCTGATCCAGCCGGCCGTGGACTCCTACCGCGCCGCCGGGTTGGTCGATCACGCCTACCTGTACTGCTGCGACGAGACCCTTGCCGCGCACGCCGTACTCGTCAAGCACGTGCTGACCAGATTCAAGCAGCGGTTCCCCGACATCGAAGTACTGTCGACGTACATCGACGACCGGATGGGTGAGAGCAACGGACTGAGCCGGCTGATCGACTACTGGGTCCGGGACGTGCCGTGGCTCGCGCCGGACGTCATCGAGCGGCGGCGCGCGGCCGGTGACGAGTCGTGGTGGTATCTGCATGCCGGCAACGAGAACCCCGTACCCAACCTGTTCGTGGGCTACGACCCCGGTCAGCTGCGCACACTTCTCGGCCCGATGTCGTTCCAGGCCAAGGTCGACGGATTCCTCTACTACCGGGTCGACCGTTGGTACGGTCATTCGGTCCTGACCGACGGTCCGCTGTCCACCTGGGACCCTCGGACCTGGGGCAACGTTGCCGGTGACGGCTCACTGTTCTACCCAGGGCGGAACGGCCCGATGCCGTCGCAACGCATCCAGAACTTCCGTGACGGTATGGAGGACTACAACCTGATGGTCGAGCTACGTCGGGCCGTCGACCAGGCGCCCAGCGATGTCGACCCCGAGAAGCTGGCGCTCGCCCAGCGCGTCCTGACAGCGCGCGACGTGGTCACGAACCAGACCACCTACGTTCGCGACCCCGCCGCGTACCGACTGTGGCGCGCACAGGTTGGTGCCGTCATCAAACACCTGAGCTGA
- a CDS encoding ArsR/SmtB family transcription factor, with the protein MDVVLQALADQSRRTVLEILRDHPATAGELAEALPIARPGVSRHLRVLREAGLVDVRQDAQRRIYTLRPEALVEVDEWLEGYRALWRHRLDALHTEIARGKKERQ; encoded by the coding sequence ATGGACGTGGTTCTGCAGGCGCTGGCCGATCAGAGTCGCCGGACGGTGCTGGAGATCCTGCGCGATCATCCGGCGACCGCCGGTGAGCTGGCCGAGGCGCTGCCGATTGCCAGGCCGGGCGTGTCCCGGCACCTCCGGGTACTGCGGGAAGCCGGGCTGGTCGACGTACGGCAAGACGCGCAGCGAAGGATCTACACCTTGCGCCCGGAAGCGCTCGTCGAGGTGGACGAGTGGCTCGAGGGCTACCGCGCTCTCTGGCGCCACCGGCTCGATGCGCTGCACACCGAGATCGCACGCGGCAAGAAGGAGCGACAGTGA
- a CDS encoding VOC family protein yields MSDHIRLDSVTVNAPDALALAQFYAEVTGGVAGGTSHWAAVTGPNGFIAFQQVADFRPPQWPGNDVPMQLHLDFLVDDLEASGARVLAAGAKLLAYQPNSDHCLVYADPAGHPFCLSTWSGHDLAAAAGTNS; encoded by the coding sequence ATGTCCGACCACATCAGACTGGACAGCGTCACGGTGAACGCGCCCGACGCCCTGGCACTCGCACAGTTCTACGCCGAGGTCACCGGCGGCGTCGCCGGCGGTACGTCGCACTGGGCGGCAGTCACGGGCCCGAACGGGTTCATCGCCTTCCAACAGGTCGCCGACTTCCGGCCGCCGCAGTGGCCCGGGAACGACGTACCGATGCAGCTGCATCTCGACTTCCTGGTCGACGACCTCGAGGCGAGCGGAGCGCGCGTCCTCGCCGCAGGCGCCAAGCTGCTCGCCTACCAGCCCAACTCCGACCATTGCCTCGTGTACGCCGACCCGGCCGGCCACCCGTTCTGCCTGTCAACGTGGTCGGGCCATGACCTCGCCGCAGCAGCAGGAACCAACAGCTGA
- a CDS encoding MFS transporter encodes MDGLRGTGDLVLRDTSPAATEQAGRLLRLALPGVALIAVTFGLARYGYGLLLPEMQSDLGISSHTAGLIASGAYASYLVTNIAVIWLTVHLGPRWPIGLAAGLAAAGMAVVATAQTPAGAAVGVVVAGAAAGFALPPYADIVDQEAPPSRRALAWSTISSGTGWGVAVAGPVAVGFGDSWRFAWLTFVVLTVAAGIIATALAPAKVRHEGRPRVPQLSWTWFVCPKSRPLLLSSVLIGAGSAVWWTFSVEALRTAGLSGGQARLAYAVCGVAAIIASWSGSVVDRIGLRNSYLTACALLAAALGLIALGASRFALVLLAAVLFGAFYSAVVASQGIWSASVFARRPSAGLAAVNTALTLGTITGPALGGTAIHAIGHTRTLLTAAAVVGVAVFFCPPSARRREVLAAHRCRATPVRD; translated from the coding sequence GTGGACGGGCTTCGGGGCACCGGGGATCTCGTGCTTCGTGACACCTCGCCGGCGGCGACCGAGCAGGCTGGGCGTCTCCTGCGGTTGGCTCTGCCCGGTGTCGCGCTGATCGCGGTCACCTTCGGTCTGGCGCGGTACGGGTACGGGCTCCTGCTACCGGAGATGCAGTCGGATCTCGGGATCAGCTCGCACACCGCGGGACTTATCGCGTCGGGCGCGTACGCGTCGTACCTCGTCACCAACATCGCCGTCATCTGGCTGACCGTCCATCTCGGCCCGCGGTGGCCGATCGGCCTCGCCGCAGGTCTCGCGGCTGCTGGGATGGCGGTCGTCGCGACAGCACAGACGCCGGCCGGCGCAGCGGTCGGCGTCGTCGTGGCCGGCGCGGCGGCGGGCTTCGCGCTTCCGCCGTACGCCGACATCGTCGATCAGGAGGCTCCGCCGTCGCGTCGCGCGTTGGCGTGGTCGACCATCAGCTCGGGCACCGGCTGGGGCGTCGCCGTGGCGGGACCGGTCGCGGTGGGGTTCGGAGACAGCTGGCGATTCGCCTGGCTGACGTTCGTCGTCCTCACTGTCGCTGCGGGCATCATCGCGACCGCGCTGGCGCCCGCGAAGGTACGGCACGAGGGACGACCTCGGGTGCCGCAGTTGAGCTGGACGTGGTTCGTCTGCCCGAAGTCGCGGCCGTTGCTGCTGTCATCGGTGCTGATCGGTGCCGGAAGTGCCGTGTGGTGGACGTTCAGCGTCGAGGCGCTCCGAACTGCCGGACTCTCCGGCGGCCAGGCCCGCCTCGCCTACGCCGTATGCGGCGTGGCGGCGATCATCGCCTCGTGGAGCGGTTCGGTCGTCGATCGCATCGGCCTTCGGAACAGCTACCTCACGGCGTGCGCACTCCTTGCAGCCGCGCTGGGGCTCATCGCTCTCGGCGCCAGCAGGTTCGCACTCGTCCTGCTGGCCGCCGTTCTTTTCGGGGCCTTCTACAGCGCAGTCGTCGCGAGCCAAGGCATCTGGAGCGCAAGCGTCTTCGCGCGACGCCCCTCCGCCGGCCTCGCAGCCGTCAACACCGCACTGACACTCGGCACCATCACCGGTCCAGCACTCGGCGGAACGGCCATCCACGCGATCGGCCACACCCGCACCTTGCTCACGGCAGCGGCCGTCGTCGGCGTCGCCGTCTTCTTCTGCCCGCCCTCTGCACGCCGCCGCGAAGTGCTCGCCGCCCACCGATGCCGCGCGACCCCGGTCCGCGACTGA
- a CDS encoding carbohydrate ABC transporter permease: MKLGAAGRYGLLTLAGVVSLAPLLWMMISSFKPGGAIISSPFSFDPGQLTLTNFRSMLDTIPIGTGFRNTAIVVVIKGALTMIFCPMAGFAFAKYAFPGKRLLFATVLTTLMLPTLVLLIPLLLEMSQLGWVSTFQALILPGAIDAFGVFWMRQVIMAIPDELLDAARVDGAGELRIFASIVVPVIRPGLAALGVLTFINIYNDFVWPVVAVNDEQHQTLQVMLSALAQNIRSGQLGADWTSVWGQLLAASTVAAIPVLIVFVVLQRHLIKGVMAGSLKG, encoded by the coding sequence ATGAAGCTCGGAGCCGCCGGACGCTACGGCCTGTTGACGCTGGCCGGTGTCGTCAGCCTGGCCCCGCTGTTGTGGATGATGATCTCGTCGTTCAAACCCGGCGGCGCCATCATCTCGAGCCCGTTCAGCTTCGACCCGGGGCAGCTGACCCTGACGAACTTCCGCTCGATGCTCGACACGATCCCGATCGGCACCGGATTCCGGAACACAGCGATCGTCGTCGTGATCAAGGGCGCGCTGACGATGATCTTCTGTCCGATGGCGGGCTTCGCGTTCGCGAAGTACGCCTTCCCCGGCAAGCGGCTGCTCTTCGCGACGGTGCTGACCACGCTGATGCTGCCGACGCTGGTCCTGCTCATCCCGCTGCTGCTGGAGATGAGCCAGCTCGGCTGGGTGAGCACGTTCCAGGCGCTGATCCTGCCCGGCGCGATCGACGCGTTCGGGGTGTTCTGGATGCGCCAGGTGATCATGGCGATCCCCGACGAACTGCTGGACGCCGCACGCGTCGACGGCGCGGGTGAGCTGCGGATCTTCGCCAGCATCGTGGTCCCGGTGATCCGGCCGGGGCTGGCGGCGCTCGGCGTACTGACCTTCATCAACATCTACAACGACTTCGTCTGGCCGGTGGTGGCTGTCAACGACGAACAGCATCAGACCTTGCAGGTGATGCTGTCGGCACTTGCGCAGAACATCCGCTCGGGGCAGCTCGGCGCCGACTGGACCAGTGTCTGGGGCCAGTTGCTGGCGGCAAGCACTGTGGCCGCGATCCCCGTGCTGATCGTTTTCGTCGTCCTGCAGCGTCACCTGATCAAAGGCGTCATGGCCGGCAGCCTGAAGGGCTGA
- a CDS encoding ABC transporter substrate-binding protein — protein sequence MTTQLSHPLSRRTLFRGAGAALVAGGLGACAPGNTTGGDPLPSSSATEPPSGEITIWDRTGDLYKVFDKAIASFTAKYPQVKVNHVAVDINAKLPATLISGAGVPDGAFYDDALLTGVAPHLHDLSQLIEQYKSDIAPYKLGVVTVDGKVVAVPWDLDPGLLFYREDIVAQAGVDPTKLATYDDLLGAARTVQQRFPQARPIHLENDQFLAQLWIDMFANQQGGAMVDAQGKLTLDSDPYRTTLTWLDTVRSQGLGTLAKYTQPTDLQTQDNGTQVFVPWAQWFVFAPQQLLKASKGKWRATALPAWQAGGARAGVMGGSSFVIPAKAKNPELAWRLYEHLVFSKEGYTTVYGQNDVYPGGLNTSIPSYLPALDPDQPLFKTIDALGGQDLWKVAVEAGKQVPGGYTIPTWWGKAVDYFGVNVQKMLAGRMSPDEVLKTSASQIQKNLMGPN from the coding sequence ATGACCACACAGCTTTCCCATCCCCTTTCGCGCCGGACCCTGTTCCGGGGTGCGGGCGCCGCCCTGGTGGCCGGCGGACTCGGCGCCTGTGCGCCCGGCAACACGACCGGCGGCGATCCGCTGCCGAGCAGCAGTGCGACCGAACCACCGTCCGGCGAGATCACCATCTGGGACCGCACCGGCGACCTGTACAAGGTGTTCGACAAGGCGATCGCGTCGTTCACCGCGAAGTACCCGCAGGTCAAGGTCAACCACGTGGCGGTCGACATCAACGCCAAGCTCCCGGCGACCCTGATCAGCGGCGCGGGTGTCCCCGACGGCGCGTTCTACGACGACGCGCTGCTGACCGGCGTCGCGCCGCACCTGCACGATCTGAGTCAGCTGATCGAGCAGTACAAGTCCGACATCGCGCCGTACAAGCTCGGCGTGGTGACCGTCGACGGCAAGGTGGTCGCGGTGCCGTGGGACCTCGACCCCGGACTGCTCTTCTACCGCGAGGACATCGTCGCTCAGGCGGGCGTCGACCCGACGAAGCTGGCGACGTACGACGATCTGCTCGGCGCGGCGCGCACCGTGCAGCAGAGGTTCCCGCAGGCCCGGCCGATCCACCTCGAGAACGACCAGTTCCTGGCGCAACTGTGGATCGACATGTTCGCCAACCAGCAGGGCGGCGCGATGGTCGACGCCCAGGGCAAGCTGACGCTCGACTCCGATCCGTACCGCACGACGCTGACCTGGCTGGACACGGTCCGGTCGCAGGGGCTCGGCACACTGGCGAAGTACACCCAGCCGACCGATCTGCAGACACAGGACAACGGCACCCAAGTGTTCGTGCCGTGGGCGCAGTGGTTCGTGTTCGCTCCCCAGCAGTTGCTGAAGGCAAGCAAGGGCAAGTGGCGGGCCACCGCGCTGCCCGCGTGGCAGGCCGGCGGTGCGCGGGCAGGCGTGATGGGCGGTTCGTCGTTCGTCATCCCTGCCAAGGCGAAGAACCCGGAGCTGGCCTGGCGGCTGTACGAGCACCTCGTCTTCAGCAAGGAGGGGTACACCACGGTCTACGGACAGAACGACGTCTACCCGGGCGGCCTGAACACGTCGATCCCGTCGTACCTGCCGGCGCTCGACCCGGACCAGCCGCTGTTCAAGACGATCGACGCGCTCGGCGGCCAGGACCTCTGGAAGGTCGCGGTCGAGGCGGGCAAGCAGGTTCCGGGCGGCTACACGATTCCCACCTGGTGGGGCAAGGCCGTCGACTACTTCGGCGTCAACGTGCAGAAGATGCTGGCCGGCCGGATGAGTCCCGACGAGGTGCTGAAGACGTCGGCGTCCCAGATCCAGAAGAATCTGATGGGACCCAACTGA
- a CDS encoding carbohydrate ABC transporter permease: MATLTEAATTRRSARRVRRPRVRAAPYLFVAPFILVFAAFSAYPIFFALQLSFTNWHGAGALEIIGFANYRYLLTSPDFWQSMATSGVLWLLVVPAQVLLALTIAVALRKARFRGLFSAALIAPFVTPLVAMAQVWIILFDQDFGAVNHGLSSIGLPTIGWLTTSAGAKVTVALLVLWRTTGYAVILLMAGLSTIPADVYEAARIDGAGAWQQFWSITVPLVTRTLSFVVVIGTLTVFQLFAEPYVVTGGGPFNATRTAGLYLYKHITNSDLGLGAANSMLLVVMVLALSLASIRLLRSREDS; the protein is encoded by the coding sequence ATGGCGACCCTCACCGAAGCAGCCACGACCCGGCGGTCCGCCCGGCGGGTACGCCGGCCCCGGGTCAGGGCTGCGCCGTACCTGTTCGTCGCGCCGTTCATCCTGGTCTTCGCGGCCTTCAGCGCGTACCCGATCTTCTTCGCGCTGCAACTGAGCTTCACGAACTGGCACGGGGCCGGCGCGCTGGAGATCATCGGGTTCGCGAACTATCGGTACCTGCTGACCAGCCCGGACTTCTGGCAGTCGATGGCGACCTCGGGTGTGCTGTGGCTGCTGGTCGTGCCGGCGCAGGTGCTGCTCGCGTTGACGATCGCGGTCGCGTTGCGCAAGGCAAGGTTCCGCGGGCTGTTCAGTGCCGCGTTGATCGCGCCGTTCGTGACGCCTCTGGTGGCGATGGCACAGGTGTGGATCATCCTGTTCGACCAGGACTTCGGCGCGGTCAACCACGGCTTGTCGTCGATCGGATTGCCGACAATCGGCTGGCTGACAACCTCCGCCGGGGCGAAGGTGACCGTCGCGCTGCTCGTCCTGTGGCGCACGACCGGGTACGCCGTCATCTTGTTGATGGCCGGATTGTCGACAATCCCCGCGGACGTGTACGAGGCGGCCCGGATCGACGGCGCCGGAGCCTGGCAACAGTTCTGGTCGATCACCGTGCCCCTCGTGACGCGAACGTTGAGCTTCGTCGTCGTGATCGGCACCCTGACCGTCTTCCAGTTGTTCGCCGAGCCGTACGTCGTGACCGGCGGCGGACCGTTCAACGCGACCCGGACCGCGGGGCTGTACCTCTACAAGCACATCACCAACTCCGACCTCGGGCTCGGGGCGGCGAACTCGATGCTGCTCGTGGTGATGGTGCTGGCGTTGTCGCTCGCGTCGATCCGGCTGCTGCGGTCGAGGGAGGACTCATGA
- a CDS encoding SRPBCC domain-containing protein: MKVIGTMRALDATRGAVRVEDIYDTDIDDLWAACTTPERLSRWIAEVSGALHEGGTIHAVFTSTWSGPARIDVCDAPHHLLLTTEPGTADESQLEAWLTPVGTRTKLVVEERGLPVESLHSYGAGWQVHLEDLGRSLASDGPAHVGGWSAQTPAPAWEARWTELSPVYQNTIVD; this comes from the coding sequence GTGAAGGTCATCGGGACGATGCGGGCCCTCGACGCAACCCGCGGCGCGGTGCGCGTCGAAGACATCTACGACACCGACATCGACGATCTGTGGGCGGCGTGCACCACGCCGGAGCGGCTGTCGCGCTGGATCGCCGAGGTGTCCGGCGCCCTGCACGAGGGCGGGACGATCCACGCCGTCTTCACGAGCACCTGGAGCGGCCCGGCCAGGATCGACGTCTGCGACGCCCCGCACCATCTGCTCCTCACCACCGAACCGGGCACCGCCGACGAGTCCCAGCTCGAGGCCTGGCTCACGCCGGTCGGGACGCGCACCAAGTTGGTGGTCGAGGAACGCGGCCTGCCGGTCGAGTCGCTCCACTCCTACGGCGCCGGCTGGCAGGTACACCTGGAGGACCTCGGACGGTCGCTCGCGAGCGACGGCCCAGCACATGTCGGCGGCTGGTCTGCCCAGACTCCGGCCCCTGCTTGGGAAGCCCGCTGGACAGAGCTCTCGCCCGTCTACCAGAACACGATCGTCGACTGA
- a CDS encoding acyl-CoA desaturase: MTRTTDSTDSPPGDFQPVGGKLERGLIWVFIVLPTLALPLSIFFAWGGWIGWRDIVLLVVFYVITTTGIGVGYHRGFTHGSFKANRALKIALAIAGSMALEGPVIRWVADHRKHHKFSDREGDPHSPWRYGTTAWAVTKGFVFAHVGWVLWGQDRADPKRYAPDLLKDRDMVAISRHFRSLVAVSLLAPAVIAGLWDRSWHGAATGFFWGTLVRVAAMHHVTFSINSICHVIGDKPFTARDRSGNVWWLAILSQGESWHNLHHADPTCARHGVLKGQIDINAWIIRQFERLGWVYDVRWPDRERLEKKRAASA, encoded by the coding sequence ATGACACGAACAACCGATTCCACTGATTCGCCTCCCGGCGATTTCCAGCCGGTCGGGGGCAAGCTCGAGCGGGGCCTGATCTGGGTCTTCATCGTCCTACCCACGCTGGCGCTCCCGCTCAGCATCTTCTTCGCCTGGGGCGGGTGGATCGGCTGGCGCGACATCGTGCTCCTGGTCGTGTTCTACGTCATCACCACCACCGGTATCGGCGTGGGCTACCACAGGGGGTTCACGCATGGTTCGTTCAAGGCGAATCGTGCTCTGAAGATCGCTCTGGCCATCGCCGGCAGCATGGCCCTCGAGGGGCCGGTGATCCGCTGGGTCGCCGACCACCGCAAACACCACAAGTTCTCCGATCGTGAAGGCGATCCGCACTCTCCCTGGCGCTACGGAACCACCGCGTGGGCAGTGACCAAGGGATTCGTCTTCGCCCATGTCGGGTGGGTGCTGTGGGGGCAGGATCGCGCAGACCCGAAGCGGTACGCGCCGGACTTGCTGAAGGACCGCGACATGGTGGCGATCTCGCGGCACTTCCGCTCGCTGGTGGCCGTATCGCTCTTGGCGCCTGCCGTCATCGCAGGTCTGTGGGACAGGTCCTGGCACGGCGCCGCGACCGGGTTCTTCTGGGGCACGCTGGTCCGCGTCGCCGCGATGCACCACGTCACGTTCTCGATCAACTCGATCTGCCACGTCATCGGCGACAAGCCGTTCACGGCCCGCGATCGATCAGGCAACGTCTGGTGGCTCGCCATCCTCAGCCAGGGGGAGTCCTGGCACAACCTCCACCACGCCGATCCGACCTGTGCGCGCCACGGCGTACTCAAAGGACAGATCGACATCAACGCCTGGATCATCCGGCAGTTCGAGCGCCTCGGCTGGGTGTACGACGTCAGGTGGCCGGACCGCGAACGCCTCGAGAAGAAGCGCGCAGCCTCCGCCTGA